One genomic region from Sulfuriflexus mobilis encodes:
- the nuoN gene encoding NADH-quinone oxidoreductase subunit NuoN, protein MTTTFTMPDFALAAPEIYMLSMACVVLVADLFISDKNRVVTYMLTQLTLLGAVLLTIMGAPAETRFTFGGMYVSDDLSTVLKTVIYIVTGFVFLYSRDYLRDRDIFKGEYYVLGLFGVLGMMVMVSAHSFLTVYLGLELLSLSLYAMVAFRRDSLSASEAAMKYFILGALASGMLLYGISMIYGATGTLDISKLSAGIAARGTDDIVLIFGLVFIVVGLAFKLGAVPFHMWIPDVYQGAPTSVTMYIGSAPKIAGFALVMRVLAEGLGDLHGGWQDMLVILAVLSLAVGNIIALAQTNLKRMLAYSTISHVGFLLLGILSGTKAGYSASLFYIITYAATAAGGFAMVILLSRRGFEAENLDDLKGLNERSPWLALMMLLLMFSMAGVPPTVGFYAKLIVLKSVIDIQMAWLAIVAVLFSVIGAFYYLRVVKLMYFDAPAENAEVIHMRADTNIAFSVNALAVLYLGILPGGLLALCTATLS, encoded by the coding sequence ATGACGACAACATTCACCATGCCGGATTTTGCACTGGCCGCACCAGAGATATACATGCTCAGCATGGCCTGCGTGGTTCTTGTCGCTGACCTGTTTATCAGCGACAAGAATCGTGTAGTGACTTACATGCTGACCCAGCTGACCCTGCTCGGGGCCGTGTTGCTTACCATTATGGGTGCACCGGCCGAGACCCGCTTCACCTTTGGCGGCATGTATGTCAGTGATGACCTGTCTACAGTATTGAAGACGGTTATCTATATCGTTACGGGTTTTGTCTTCCTTTACTCACGTGATTACCTGCGCGACCGCGATATATTCAAGGGCGAGTACTACGTGCTTGGCCTGTTCGGCGTGTTGGGCATGATGGTGATGGTCTCGGCACACAGCTTCCTGACGGTATACCTTGGCCTGGAGTTACTCTCCCTGTCGTTGTATGCCATGGTCGCCTTCCGTCGTGATTCCTTGAGCGCTTCTGAGGCGGCGATGAAATATTTCATCCTTGGTGCCCTGGCCTCGGGTATGTTGCTCTATGGTATCTCGATGATATATGGCGCGACCGGTACACTGGATATTTCCAAGCTGAGTGCCGGGATAGCGGCGCGCGGCACTGACGACATCGTGCTGATCTTTGGCCTGGTCTTTATTGTCGTTGGCCTGGCCTTCAAACTCGGCGCGGTGCCGTTCCATATGTGGATCCCGGATGTTTACCAGGGCGCGCCGACCTCGGTGACGATGTATATCGGCAGTGCGCCGAAGATCGCCGGTTTCGCCCTGGTCATGCGTGTGCTGGCCGAAGGCCTGGGTGATCTGCATGGTGGCTGGCAGGACATGCTCGTCATCCTCGCCGTGCTGTCACTCGCGGTGGGTAATATTATTGCCCTGGCGCAGACCAATTTGAAGCGTATGCTGGCCTACTCGACCATTTCGCATGTCGGCTTCCTGTTGCTCGGTATCCTCTCGGGCACCAAGGCCGGTTATTCCGCCTCGCTGTTCTACATCATCACCTACGCGGCGACCGCAGCCGGTGGCTTTGCCATGGTGATCCTGCTCAGTCGTCGTGGTTTCGAGGCCGAGAACCTGGATGACCTGAAGGGCCTGAATGAACGCAGTCCCTGGCTGGCCCTGATGATGTTGTTGCTGATGTTCTCCATGGCCGGGGTACCGCCTACTGTCGGTTTTTATGCGAAGCTGATCGTGCTGAAGTCGGTGATCGATATCCAGATGGCCTGGCTGGCGATCGTGGCCGTGCTGTTCTCGGTAATAGGCGCCTTTTACTATCTGCGCGTGGTCAAACTCATGTACTTTGATGCCCCGGCAGAGAATGCCGAGGTTATCCACATGCGTGCCGACACAAATATCGCCTTCAGTGTCAATGCATTAGCCGTGCTCTATTTAGGCATACTCCCGGGTGGCCTGCTGGCACTTTGTACTGCAACCTTGTCCTGA
- a CDS encoding DUF2818 family protein — MWIIILIVMAILAANLPWLSERLFLVRDPGEEGKRPWMRFLEWFILYLIMGGIAIALEIRATGGTHAQDWEFYAVTICLFLIFALPGFIYRHDLKHLLDRARR, encoded by the coding sequence ATGTGGATAATTATACTTATTGTTATGGCTATTCTCGCGGCCAACCTGCCGTGGCTTAGCGAACGTCTGTTCCTGGTCAGGGACCCCGGTGAAGAAGGCAAGCGTCCCTGGATGCGTTTCCTGGAGTGGTTCATCCTCTACCTGATCATGGGGGGTATTGCGATTGCCCTGGAAATTCGTGCCACGGGTGGTACACACGCACAAGACTGGGAGTTTTATGCGGTGACTATTTGCCTGTTCCTGATCTTTGCCTTGCCCGGTTTTATCTACCGTCATGACTTGAAGCACTTGCTTGATCGTGCGCGCCGCTAG
- a CDS encoding NADH-quinone oxidoreductase subunit M, with translation MFTDLPLLSLVIWVPILGGLFVLAVGDKDPWGARPVALIVSLLTFLLSIPLYTGFDTTTASMQFVEQAPWIETFGIQYYLGVDGISMPLILLTTFIMILVVLAGWQVIQKRVAQYMAAFLIMEGLMNGVFAALDAILFYVFWEGMLIPMFLIIGIWGGARRVYATIKFFLYTFLGSVLMLVALIYMYYQTNSFDILAFHDLKLGMPEQVLIFLAFLTAFAVKVPMWPVHTWLPDAHVEAPTGGSVVLAAIMLKVGGYGFLRFSLPIAPDASHSLDWLIIGMSLIAVVYIGFVALVQRDMKKLIAYSSIAHMGFVTLGLFLSFSIFEATGSYSGAALGMEGAMIQMISHGFISGAMFLCVGVMYDRMHSREIADYGGVINTMPKFGAFMVLFAMANAGLPGTSGFVGEFMVILASFKASFWIAFLAGTTLILGAAYTLWMVKRVIFGKVANDKVAALTDINNREFLILGVLAIAVLLFGVWPNPLVEVMHVTIDNLLQHIAQSKL, from the coding sequence ATGTTTACTGATTTACCATTACTCAGCCTGGTTATCTGGGTGCCGATTCTCGGTGGCCTGTTTGTTCTGGCCGTCGGCGACAAAGACCCATGGGGGGCACGTCCGGTCGCCTTGATCGTGTCGTTGCTGACCTTCCTGCTCAGTATCCCGCTTTACACGGGTTTTGATACCACCACCGCCTCGATGCAGTTTGTCGAGCAGGCACCGTGGATTGAGACCTTTGGTATTCAGTACTACCTCGGTGTCGATGGCATCTCCATGCCGTTGATCCTGTTGACCACCTTCATCATGATCCTGGTCGTGCTGGCCGGCTGGCAGGTGATCCAGAAACGTGTGGCACAGTACATGGCCGCCTTCCTGATCATGGAAGGTCTAATGAACGGTGTGTTTGCCGCGCTCGACGCCATTCTCTTCTATGTATTCTGGGAAGGTATGCTTATACCGATGTTCCTGATCATCGGGATCTGGGGTGGGGCACGGCGTGTTTATGCAACCATCAAGTTCTTCCTCTATACCTTCCTTGGTTCGGTGTTGATGCTGGTCGCACTCATTTATATGTATTACCAGACCAACAGCTTCGATATCCTTGCCTTCCACGACCTGAAGCTGGGTATGCCGGAACAGGTGCTGATCTTTCTCGCCTTCCTCACCGCCTTCGCGGTGAAGGTGCCGATGTGGCCGGTGCACACCTGGTTGCCGGACGCGCATGTTGAGGCACCTACGGGCGGTTCGGTGGTGCTGGCGGCGATCATGCTCAAGGTCGGTGGTTACGGTTTCCTGCGTTTTAGTCTGCCGATCGCCCCGGATGCCAGCCATAGCCTGGACTGGTTGATCATCGGCATGTCGCTGATTGCCGTGGTCTACATTGGCTTTGTGGCCCTGGTGCAGCGTGACATGAAAAAGCTCATTGCCTACTCCTCAATTGCCCACATGGGCTTTGTGACGCTCGGCTTATTCCTGTCCTTCAGCATCTTCGAGGCCACCGGTAGTTACAGTGGGGCCGCGCTGGGTATGGAAGGCGCCATGATCCAGATGATCTCGCACGGCTTCATCTCCGGCGCGATGTTCCTCTGTGTTGGTGTCATGTACGACCGCATGCACAGCCGCGAGATCGCCGATTACGGCGGTGTCATCAACACCATGCCAAAGTTCGGTGCCTTCATGGTGCTGTTCGCGATGGCCAATGCCGGTTTGCCGGGGACCTCGGGTTTTGTCGGTGAGTTCATGGTCATCCTCGCCAGCTTCAAGGCCAGCTTCTGGATTGCCTTCCTCGCGGGCACCACCCTGATTCTTGGCGCGGCCTATACCTTGTGGATGGTCAAGCGCGTCATCTTTGGCAAGGTCGCCAATGATAAGGTCGCCGCCTTAACGGATATCAATAACCGTGAATTCCTGATCCTGGGCGTACTGGCAATTGCCGTACTGTTGTTCGGCGTCTGGCCCAATCCGCTGGTTGAGGTAATGCACGTAACTATAGACAACCTGCTGCAGCATATTGCGCAGTCCAAGCTGTGA